acgtgcacacacacacacatatatattgcaTAAATATTGGCGTCGAAAATCAATAACAGAACATTACTAACGGGATCGATCGAGATTAAAGGAGGGAACGATGAAGTTAGTCACATTTAAAGACAATACGtgggatttcacatcctaattttttttttttttttttgaaaggaagagGAGGTTCAAAAAGGAACGTCATTTCTGTATTCACTATCAAATAGAACAAAGTTTATCCTGAATGATAGTTTTCACTATCTCCTCAGGTACACTTTCTATCCAGACACTCTCATCATTTACATTCAAAGAATATCTCGCTAAACTGTGTGCTGCATTATTACATTCTCTGTATGTATGTTGTACTACCCAATTGGGTCTGTTCTTCAAAATTTCTCTAATATCTTCAATTATCTGTCCATTCCATTCCCAATTCTCCTCCCTTCCATTCACTGCTTTGACAATACCAAAGGCATCCCCTTCAAACACTACATTTACAAAGTTCAACTCTGCACATAGTTTTAAAGCTCTCCAAAGTGCCTGCATCTCTGCTGTATCTGGTTTAGACACCCATTTCCTCGAGCCACATAGTGAAGCTAGGACCTCACCCTCCTCATCCCTGATTATTACTCCCATTCCCATCTtcccttccttttcttttaatgcCGCATCCCAATTAGCTTTCACTGAATTAGGTGCAGGTTTCTGCCATCTGCACACGTTCCTCCCCACTGCACTACTTCTACTGCTTTGCCCTTTACCTTTTGCTACTTGTGCCAGTTGAAACTCTACTAGACTATCAACAGCCTGCTTGAAGAGGACTTTAGGATCAGTAAAagcattctaaaaaataaactgATTTCTTTTCAACCAAATCTTTCTCATTACAGTTGCCACCAACTCCAACTGCTCCTGTGACAAGTTCTCCACCATTTTTGCCTAGACTACAAAGAGGTCCCTTTCACTGCATCCCCATTTCTGTACAGGGCTCTCTATCTCATTCCACACATCAGAAGCACTCACACAATTCCAAATAGCATGACCAATAGACTCCTCTTCAGATTCCCATATAGGACAGCTTGAATTCACAATTAT
The genomic region above belongs to Carya illinoinensis cultivar Pawnee chromosome 4, C.illinoinensisPawnee_v1, whole genome shotgun sequence and contains:
- the LOC122306539 gene encoding uncharacterized protein LOC122306539; translated protein: MVENLSQEQLELVATAVDSLVEFQLAQVAKGKGQSSRSSAVGRNVCRWQKPAPNSVKANWDAALKEKEGKMGMGVIIRDEEGEVLASLCGSRKWVSKPDTAEMQALWRALKLCAELNFVNVVFEGDAFGIVKAVNGREENWEWNGQIIEDIREILKNRPNWVVQHTYRECNNAAHSLARYSLNVNDESVWIESVPEEIVKTIIQDKLCSI